tatagcgTGCAAatgttgtttaattttttaaaaaaaaaataagatttattattaaaaaattaatattttttatataaattttatatttattcactatttttaaaaaaattacgttaagtttgtaaattttaagctgtaaatatcatttgtaAAGTGAATTCTGAACCCATGATGACAGCTACTTTTTTGCCGACAATTTGCCATTGGCTTCTCCTCCGAAAGTGCCCATAAACTATTAAGCTTCTGTTATCATTCAACCAAAAACAAGATTTTAAGATGGAAACATTGAATCTCTTATATAACATCTgcttttcatttcagtttttttttttttttttaaaaaaaaattgaattgaggaTGGCGTCCATGGTTAGTGGTTTATTCAAGAGTGACGCTCTTTGTTTTCCGTACGAAATTAGTGTGAATttataactcaataaaacatcttaattcaaaatttttttcttttattcaaatatcattttactattattattagaatTCGAAATTAGTGTGAATTTGGCACAGTATAGGTGGGTATTCAGTAATTTTTTGCCATTTTGATCTTTTTCAATCGATCGAAGAtgaattttgatatttaagCTATTTCTAGCCGGTCTcgaaattgtttattatattttatataaaaatttaaaaaaattataataatgaaattagaTAATTGAGATAAGTTAAAAGACTTTAGTATAAAACCGGACTTTTACTTGAGGGAAAGGTttaaatagtgagttgagataagataagttgattttttaaaattaatgtgtttagatttaaaagtgaaatgaaatgattttaattttttttttaaatttaataattgtaGAGTCTATCAAGTATTGTAtaacatttataattattaaaattatttataaatatatttaaatattttcaaatgagaTTGAGAGACGTGAGAGATGTGGAGGTTCAGGAGGAGGTAGGATGAGGTTTGCTTTTCTGGGTATGTTACTTTTGTTACCATACCTAATATTTGCTTTATACACAATATTATTTGAGATGaattcaattaaataaaaaactaatctTTTATGTGTTGgaatagtaaaattttttcTCTATAAGATTAGAGATGTCAAATTATGTTGACAGATTGTATTCGTGTCGtatcaaaatatgtatattatatagatcaacTCTAATCCGATCCGTTAAACTTACcgtatcaaaatctcaaattctaatatgatttattaacaTAACaagtcgtgtcgtgtcaacccgttttgactcatcagtaaatattacaaaatatgttaacacgacacaatacgaactatttatataattgaGATTGAATAGGTCTGACATTAACTAGTTTGACTTAATtagatttagtataattttatataaattttaaaatcacaacatttataaaaattataaaactaactacaaatttaaattacaattcaaacaataaaaatatcgaaattaaaattttaacaattttacttttaagtatcaaggtataattataattttaactttcttaatatGCTATAACGTGTCATTAAGGATTAACTTATTATCAAATCGTTAAGTAATTGTGTCTTAAtgaatcaatttattttaatttaaacatgTTAAGACTAAATTTTAATCcattattattatatcatatacatattaaattaacaaatcatattacatattatcattcttatataaaataagtcGAGAAGGCTCGTTAACCAAACCTCGCCCGAGTCGTCGTTCTTGTACGTATATTCATCTCGGGTCGTTGTTACTTTACCCCCATAATATCTTCGAAAAAGTCTTGTTGCAGGCCACTTGCGGACGGATTCGCGCACCAGGCTGACGTGGACATTAATGAAACGGTGAGTTTCATTCTAAGCGGGAAGATGAATTTGACAAACCGGCTGCAGTCCTTTCGATATTCACTTTTctcacctttttcttttttcacttctCCTCTCACCTCTCAGCTCTCATCCCCGGTTTGACAAACTTCTCCTCTCACCTCTCACCTCTCACTTCTCCTCTCACCTCTCACGCCGTGGGAGCAAAGGTCGAAAATCCTCCCCATCACTTCTCCTTTCGTTCGGAACCACTGCAGTAAGCCGAGGTGGCGCAGATCTGTGCAGTCGGGAATAAATATATCGGaagaggtctctctctctctcatgcttaATCGATCTTCGATCGTTAACATAGGATATATATTGTTGTTTTGCTTAATCGATCTGTACTTGGCCTAGGGTTTTCTGTAGGACTTGGcctagggttttaattttttggggTTTTCTGTTGGACTTGGcctagggttttatttttttggggtttTCTGTGTTTTTCTTGTTAGAAGCCCCTAATCTGTTCGAAGATGTTATTTAGGGTTGGTTTGAgtaaattaacatgatttgtATACATTTTATCGATCTGTACATGCTGTTGGACTTGGCGAAGGGTTAtaattttttgggttttctgtttttttgtCTGTTAGAAGCCCCTAATCTGTTCGAAGATGTTATTTAGGTTGGCTGTGAGAAAATGAACATGATTTGTAATACATTTTCTCGATCTGTACATGCTGTTGGACTCGGCtttgggtttttttatttttgggttttctgTGTGTTCCCTGTTAGAAGCCCCAAATCTGTTCCAATATTATATTTAGATTTGCTGTGAGAAAATTAACATCATTTTTAGTAGATAATCTGGATCTGTACATGGTGTTGGATTGTAATAGgccactatttttttaattttatttggatttgaGGAATTGTTAGAAGCCCCTAATCTGGTTTTAAGGATACCCATGGATTTGGATTTGTTTGGATttgtttggatttgtttttAGTCTTGTGAATTGAAAGCAACAAAAAGTAAGTCTGATTTCCAATATCCAAGCTCTGTATTTTCTGAATCCATCTGAAAACAAGGCTTGAGGCCATACAAATATGTTATAAACTTTCACCTTTGATGGTCCCATGTGTTTGGCCCTTCAATCTTTTTAATATGTCGTGACATCAATAATCTATACGCCCACCAATATCTTCGTTGTTCATTTTCTGTTTTTGCAATATTGTAGCTTAGACTGCCACTTCTtgcatttttataaataatctgTGTAGTTTTAGCAAGaacatttttttgtaacttttttaatttagctTGTTTACTTTTACTCTGTCTTTGATGTTAGAGATTTGCACTTCCTAAACATATATAACGGTTATTTCTTGATTTGTATACAATTATCTTCACAAATCCCGACTTGACTGGCAACTTTTTGTAAAGTATGTGCGCGCTGGGATGTGGACACCATCATATGTGATGAACTAGTTTATTTATGTTTAGAGTTCCATACTTTCTGCATATAGCAGTATGTGAAGTGaacttaagttttcatttttacaaGTTACTTTTGCAAAGTATGTGTGCGCTTGGATGTGGATACCATCATGGTAGAtgaaccaactttttttttttatctcctaGTAATTTGAAGTTCCTATTGATATCTGTTAATGTACCAAAGTACACTTTGCTAAAGCATTAAACACACCTTTACACTTCACTTCAACCCAATGTGAAGCACAATATGTGTAACTCCTTTTGCACTTGATTTTTTAGGATTAAACTCAGCTCCCCTTCGGgtggattaaaaataatataatctttttaaggATTAAACCATCTAACGTTTTGGGTGATTAAActctcttgttttaaaaaaaaaaaacttgtaaacCCCAACAGCAAACAATGAATGAAAAACACTAATATTTTTTAGCAACAGCATACTCCATTGTTGATTGGGAACATGTTATCTGAGGGAGATAAGGTATCATCGTCAGTTTCTTCATCTTCTATTGTTAATCATACTTTGAGAATCAACCCAATTTGCAATTGTGGGTCACCTGCTTCACTTAGAACATCGAACACGCCAAGAAATCCGGGCCGATCATTCTTTGGGTGTTCAAAATACAATACCAAGgtacaaaaattaattattgtataCTTATCCAGTACCAATTTCAGATTGACTACACCATCCTTCACATTCTCatatatgtttgtttgtttgtttgtttgtttgtttatataGGGATTACCACATTGCAACTTTTTCATACGGGCAGATAGTGGTAAGGAAATGGAGAATGACCTTATGAAAGTATTCATTGAGATTTTGATGAAGAAGGAAGAGCTCCAGAAAACACATGAAGAGTTGCAGAAAACACATGAAGAGGTTCGCCAATTATTGCAACTTTttcgaagaagagaggaagaggtgcGAACAATGATGGAAGAGGTTCGACATTGTTCGGAAGAGGTTCGCCGTAGAGATGGCGAAATTGTCAAGCGGGAGGTGGAAGTCCGGCGTCAACGCACACATATTCGTATATGTGTGGCAGtttctattttactttatttgtaCTTTATACGATCGCTTTGAGTATTAATAGGCAtttagttgtgttttgtataaATTTGTTAGTGCAAGTTCAGAAGTTGGAACTTTTGGGACAACTCTTTTATGTtggtatttgtaatttttgtgtgGAAATTGAAGTGTATACATGCCTACAGGTCTGGCAACTTACTAGTAGAAATCTGGAACTTTTTTGGGGAAATCTGGACAGTTTGGAAGGTGCTTGAAATGTAGTTTATGCATGATAGACTTTTTTATTTGAGTAGTTCAGCTGGACCATGCAAATCCGAACACCTTACTTGTGCATGATAGCCTGTTTCCGTCATCATCTTCTTTGATGAGGCATAATAAAGAGGACTTTGTAACAAGTATATACTTGGCACTTTAGTGAAGGTTTTAGATCAAGAGGACTTCTGGGACAGATTAAGCGGATGATGATTTTTGGTGAAAATCAAGTATATACTTGCCTTCTAGGAGACACTCACTCGGCTACATACAACTTAAGTGGCATGGATGGTTGCCACTTTACGTAACTCATGATGAATATAAGCAAAATCTATATACAGTACATTATGATTGAAGATAAATTCCTTTAGTGTTTGTTTTACTCGGCAGGAAGCAGGGGAAGGTGCTGACCCCATCTATACCCCAAAAGCAACCCATAAAACAACACTTCCTTGCTCGGCACATGAACTTGGGTTCATccacaacaaatatttatatacgATTCAGGATTAGACTAAATTAGCAATTGTAAAACCTGTGAATCATccacaacaaatatatatatacagtaatTCTGAAATACACTCTCCCTACCAAATCAGCCCCTAATCTCCTTCCATATTATGCAGGAAAATAACGTCATTCACATGGGAAAAAGTTGGAACATACAACAATTACTTGAACCCCTGATCGACAATAAGCTCTTAAGTTCTCAAAAAAGTATTTACAACAAAGGTCCACCCtatgataaataattacatAGCTATATgcccaacaaaaaataattacaacttctCCACCCATCAAATGCCTAATTACAAAAACTAATTAGTAAATAAGTCAATACAAAtgattacaaaaatattatatccaCCCATCAAAAAATTGCAACTCAAAAGCTGGATCAACGCACACAAGCTCGACTCCCCATCATTATTCCTATTAATCTTCCATGGCTTTGCACAAAATACTTCCCAATCATCAACATGATTAAACTGGAAAGTAAAAGCACCCAATACAAATGGATATGCCCAATCAATTTCCAATATATATGGTAAATTAAGATGTTTAAAGCAAAAAATGACATCAAAGTATCATGTGCCCAACAATATTAAACATTTAATGCCTACTAAAGTTAGTGCAAAATATGTGTATGCGATGGAAAGTGTATTTTAAGTTTAGCTAGCTGAAAATCCTCAAAATACCACTTCCTTCACATgcggcttatatatatatatatatatatataatgcatgtaCTCAATACTCCACCAAACATGCAAGTGTATTTTTTCCACAAGTAGATATCTTGAGCATCATGATTAAACATTCTATGTATGATAATAGATGCAAAATTGCCATACTTCCTTCATGATCAAGCTGGGTTCCATCCGGATGAAGTTGCATCTGTCACACGTATAATATAACGGTTAAAATTCATACCCAATACATCCTCTAAAAAAAGAATTCACCATGtgaaaacatttttcatttAGTTTGAGATGACAAAAATCTAACTAAATCATCTTACACTTTCTTGCGTCTCATTCACCGCAAAGTCTAGCTCGGTGACACTAAAGTCCAACACTTCGGTAGTGTTTTGAGGAGGCTAATAATACAGCATGCAAAATATTAGTAAGAAGTAAAGTTTAACCATGAGAAATCTTTAAATACACAAATATGAAAAACCCAAATGAAACCTGAAATGTGACACTTTGTTGTGTCCCAACAACTGTGGAACCAAATAAATTCCTTCTAGTTCCCAGAACTTCGCCTTCTACTCCATGCGGCTACAAAGGAagcaaataaaaaccaatttctaTTAAGTCATAAAGGCATAATAACAGTAAAACACACTTTCTTGAAGCAGTAAAATCTGGAAATTCCACCCTAGTCTGTAATTGAGTTAACCTGTTTACGTTTTCCTTTCTGAGTAGCCTTCTTTGTCGTGGGTTTAATATGTTCAATCATGAATTTTTTCCTGAGAGAAGGCGGTCTGCCTTTTCCTCTCACTACATGGGGACTCAATACATTCTTAGAAGTGGCAGTTGTGGTGGGCACGGCAGTTGTTGTAACATTCACCTTTGATGGCGGCTTGTTCGTGCGGTAGCCTAAGTTCATTGCATCTAACTTAGCTAGCATATCCTCAGTGTGCTCATCACATGAAGATGCATTTGTGGCTACTTCGTTGCATTTCTTGATGATACGTGAATATCTGCATACTTCAGGCCTCTCATCAACCCCATCGTAACTACTTCGTATAAGAGTGTAAGTTCTCTTTATGTCTTTCCGCCATCGATCTAGTATGTACTTTTCTGGCACCGAGCGGACTTTGTTAACTCTCATAATGCCCAATACATGCCTACACAATAcccctctcatctcaaacaaggCACATGAACACTTCACCTCACATTCAGCCTCATTAAAATACACCGTGTGGGTAACCTCCTTGATGAAATCATCAACAttcacttcatcttctacattGTATATTGCAATTACACCATCCTTCCTGTGTAGAGTTGGAAGAGTTGCAAGCATCCCTATTACTTCTTTTtgaacttctctaaatttattGCAAGTGTATATGTCTTGAAAAGTCTTCTCAAGTGGAGAGGGGGAGACGACGGGAATTGTAACATTGAATGACTGGAAGTCCGCCGCactttcattctcaatcttcttcctcaatgcATTATCGAACTGATCGacaaactcttttaagtttgtCTTAGCATGAACATACCCGTCGAAAAACGCATTCATACTCTCGCTTCTttgggttgtactcattccagcccagaAAACATCTTTCATGAATACCGGTGCCCAATACGTACGCTCAGCATATAAACTTTTCAACCAAGCATTATCCTGCAAGTTGTACTTCGTAATTAACACTTCCCAAGACCCCTCAAACTCCTCAACTGTGTGAGAGTCATACACACAATTTAACAACCCAGTTTTCAACCCAGTTTTGAATTCACCATGTGAACCTAGCTTCTCAggcaactttttcaaaatgtgCCATAAGCAAAATCTGTGTCGACTGTTTGGAAAGACaaggcttattgcatttttcatggctCTATCTTGGTCCGTGATAATAGCCTTGGGAGCTTCACCGTCCATACAATTACACCAGGTCTGAAATAACCATGTAAACGTTTCTGTATCCTCACTAGAAATTAATCCTGCGCCCAACAATATCGACTgtccatggtggtttacacccaCAAACGGTGCAAACGGCATCCCATATCTGTTTGTCAAATAGGTCGTGTCGAAGGTCAcaacatcaccaaaatatttgtAGGCTGCCCTACTTCGTGCATCCGCCCAGAATACATTCCTCAACCGCCCGTCATCATCCATATCCATTAGTGAAAAGAATCCGTCATTTTTGTATTGCATCCGCGCAAAATACTCACGGAGGGCTCCAGCACCACCTTTCCCAAGTTGAAGGTGGCGtgccttgtcaatataattCCGACAGTCCTTTTCATTGAATGGCAAGTTCTCAAACCCACCCGCTTCTTGCACAAGAGAGGcaaaactcttgttcattctTATCCCAGCTTGATCATTTATGTCTAACACTCTCTTAACAGACTCGCTCACTTCTCTATTGCAGCGAAAAAATCTCGACTTTTGTGGACTTAAGCCGTGATTATGGGAATTATCTACACTGTTCACCTTTAACACACCTCTTTCTAACGTCACATTTATTCTTGCCTTACAGTCTGTCTTTGATGTCGGACGTGGCCTGGCAACATTAGACGTACGGTTCCGTGCCTTCCCACCCCTGGCACAACCCAATGTGACATATCTCAGGCTCCCATCCTCAAACCTATGGCTCCTCTGAGTCATTATCCCAAAACCGCATTGTTGCCCATATCTTTTATAATAAGACAATAAGTCCTCTTCAGATTTAAACACCATTCCCAATTTCGGCTCCTCAACAATATCGGCCCCCTCAGTTTGGGGCACATTATCATGTGGTCCAGACAGATCATCACTCCCCCCAATAACAGTATCCATACTTTTTCCAGTAGACTCAGGTGTGGGATCTTGGGTTTCATCAACATGGCTTGAACTTGCAGAGTGTAGACCACTCGAAGGGTTAAGATTCGACTCGCATGGGGGCAACGGGTTTCCCTGCAGTTTACACccacaaaatgaaataaatcaatttcatacatggttaaaaataagtGCAAAATCTGCTTGGGTGAATTTATCACCTGACTAGTTTGTGTAGATGCACTGGCTTCAGGACGCTCGAAAAATGGGGGTAACCACGCATTTGGCATTGGTGGATGGCAACCATGCATATAGTTTGAAAAATCCGGGTAACATGGTATTGGTATCACCTACagattatgaaaaaaatgtgtATTAATATAGCTCACGTCATTTGGTTCTAAAGGTTTAATATTAGTACATAAATACATCGTCTCTTGGTTTAATTGAGATGTCACCTGGGTTGGTAGATTGGTTGATGGATTTGCAGTTGGAGACGTCGATCCCAGTGGATAGAATGGTATTGCTATCATCTGTGGAACAAAACCAGTCATGATAAAGTCACTTTCAGGAATTTAAGATAATTTGCTCAGTTCCATACCTGGGAGGGAGGATTTGTGGATGGATTTGTTGTGGAATCTGCTGTAGAACGTGTTATAGGATATGCATGGtccttccctttctccatctaAACAAAGCattagaa
This is a stretch of genomic DNA from Carya illinoinensis cultivar Pawnee chromosome 3, C.illinoinensisPawnee_v1, whole genome shotgun sequence. It encodes these proteins:
- the LOC122303883 gene encoding uncharacterized protein LOC122303883, giving the protein MLSEGDKVSSSVSSSSIVNHTLRINPICNCGSPASLRTSNTPRNPGRSFFGCSKYNTKGLPHCNFFIRADSGKEMENDLMKVFIEILMKKEELQKTHEELQKTHEEVRQLLQLFRRREEEVRTMMEEVRHCSEEVRRRDGEIVKREVEVRRQRTHIRICVAVSILLYLYFIRSL
- the LOC122304520 gene encoding protein FAR1-RELATED SEQUENCE 5-like: MEKGKDHAYPITRSTADSTTNPSTNPPSQMIAIPFYPLGSTSPTANPSTNLPTQVIPIPCYPDFSNYMHGCHPPMPNAWLPPFFERPEASASTQTSQGNPLPPCESNLNPSSGLHSASSSHVDETQDPTPESTGKSMDTVIGGSDDLSGPHDNVPQTEGADIVEEPKLGMVFKSEEDLLSYYKRYGQQCGFGIMTQRSHRFEDGSLRYVTLGCARGGKARNRTSNVARPRPTSKTDCKARINVTLERGVLKVNSVDNSHNHGLSPQKSRFFRCNREVSESVKRVLDINDQAGIRMNKSFASLVQEAGGFENLPFNEKDCRNYIDKARHLQLGKGGAGALREYFARMQYKNDGFFSLMDMDDDGRLRNVFWADARSRAAYKYFGDVVTFDTTYLTNRYGMPFAPFVGVNHHGQSILLGAGLISSEDTETFTWLFQTWCNCMDGEAPKAIITDQDRAMKNAISLVFPNSRHRFCLWHILKKLPEKLGSHGEFKTGLKTGLLNCVYDSHTVEEFEGSWEVLITKYNLQDNAWLKSLYAERTYWAPVFMKDVFWAGMSTTQRSESMNAFFDGYVHAKTNLKEFVDQFDNALRKKIENESAADFQSFNVTIPVVSPSPLEKTFQDIYTCNKFREVQKEVIGMLATLPTLHRKDGVIAIYNVEDEVNVDDFIKEVTHTVYFNEAECEVKCSCALFEMRGVLCRHVLGIMRVNKVRSVPEKYILDRWRKDIKRTYTLIRSSYDGVDERPEVCRYSRIIKKCNEVATNASSCDEHTEDMLAKLDAMNLGYRTNKPPSKVNVTTTAVPTTTATSKNVLSPHVVRGKGRPPSLRKKFMIEHIKPTTKKATQKGKRKQPHGVEGEVLGTRRNLFGSTVVGTQQSVTFQPPQNTTEVLDFSVTELDFAVNETQESMQLHPDGTQLDHEGSMAILHLLSYIECLIMMLKISTCGKNTLACLVEY